Within the Solenopsis invicta isolate M01_SB chromosome 11, UNIL_Sinv_3.0, whole genome shotgun sequence genome, the region taatattgattaaaagaTGTCAAGTTTTCACTTCTCATTATAGGCACATTTTAGTCCTTGCAGAAAGTGTTGTAAGTGGTCATCGGTTAGTACGTATCAGAGACAGATTAGCTGACAAATTAGAATTTATATCCTTTGATCCTTATGGTAAGTAatttgtacacacacacacacacacacacacacacacgcgcgcgcgcgcgcgctatacAGATACGGAAAAgattatgtacattaattataatgagagataataattaaatgaaataattatattgtctATTTACACTATTATATTTCATAAGCAACATTCAtatatggtttttttttctttaattataattaatgtatataactttttaatattcaataaatagaaaacataCATTAGAATGtacattatgaaataatatttgatacttGGACTAATATTATGATTTTCATTTACAGTTCGACAAAACACGCtctataaagaaaagaaaaaattacatagcttataatttacaaatgttacaatgcactatttacaaaattgttgtcaaaaaatgtaaaaaaattattagatcgAGTACAATGTGACATTTATTAccttatttatcataaaatacaaTACTATTGCAAATTGAAACacacaaaataatgttttgtgtttgggatatttaatttaatttattgtgtaaAACAGTATACTCTTTAAGATACATTaagataaataacaatataaaacaaCATGAATAATTATACAGTTGGTTAGGCATCAGCAATACTGCTGCTATTAGGTCTACTAGTAGACACAAAGAGTATAAAAGCGAGAACAAaacgaaagaaagagaaacataaaaagtaaaataaaacagaaaaaataacacaattcCAAATACTATACATAATATTCTGCTACTGCAAGAGAcgcaaaagtaaaataaataaaatactattgtactaaaataaaataaataaattagccTTGTTTAGAATAAAACGCATTAGACTACAGCTGTTACACACACAAGGAGAGTCATCTAAGATTGGACGATATATTgaacatagaaatttttttatctcttttcttttataaatattacgtaaacttaatgttatacaaataccgataataaaaataacaaataaagaaaataaaaaatgatatataatgatataatataaatggCTATATAATTACATGATAAAACATTGTTTGACTTTATTGTATGAAAGTATTACAATTCTgttttttctcacattttttttatttataaacttattaGTTGTTgattataatttcaaacataataatttacacaTTTGACactatatttagttttaatataataatttcagatgcttttataagaaaaaaaggggagagggggggagaCTTTCAATTTCATCTTACATCATAATTGAAAGTTGTCAAATAAAACATGTAATGAGCAAACGTTTTGCCTAAGTTTCATGTTGGTCATGTTGAAAAGACAGAAAGCGAAAGAGAGGAGAATCGGCGAGAGACCAGCCAAGAGTCTCGACATCGAGATTGGGGGTAGATTTCCTTTGATCCTTAACAAGGAACACAAAGTTGTATTATTTCCACCTGGGTTTCAAACGGTTCAGAATCCGCCAGGCGTGAAACACGatccgcttctctctctctctctctctctctccctctcccctccATTTCGTGCCCGCTTAAACCTTTCGTCCTTTTCCTGGTACTAGAGATTTGCTCTCGCTACCTCTTATTCTCTCTTTCACGTCTTCACTCCCTTCCCGTTTTTCACTCGGTTTTGATTGCGGAACGAGAGTAGCGGAGTCGCGCTGTTTACTGATGTTGCAAATTCAATTTCTCCTCAGCTCGGACTTCCATTGTCCAgaagaaggggggggggggaaccACAGAAGGGGTTACACGTCGGACAGAGAATCGTCTCTCTATCTTTCGCGATTGTGCGCGTGACAGCTCGTGAGATTTGGTATCTTCCGcgcttttttctctcttcctttttctctccttcttGGAAGAACAGACTTGCCGACTTCCTTCAGgacgtgcacgcacgcacgcacgcacgcacgcacgcggcATGCAAGCTTGTAATCGTAATACATGCATTTTGTTCGTGCAAGACGAGGACACGAGCTTTTCAACACATTCGTTTCGAAACTTTATGAATTTTGTATCTcgcagattaatttttattgctagtaaacaattttgtttgaatttattatacatagatGTAAGAGGACAATACGATCATAATCTCTAAGTAAGATTcattaaagttcaaatatttgaactttgaaaaaaattaattacatttattatttttatccaaaagcacaaatttatttagtaattcATTGTTAATAAGTAATTCAATAATTCGATTATGCAATTTGTTACGTGAATTTCTCAAATGAGTAAAATGGAGTGAGAATGAGAGAACAAGTATATACAGATGCGAAAAGAGCCCGGTTTTCCGGGAGCGTTTCAGTTACCTCGGGTTCGAGAGTGTTTTTTCGCATCCGCGCAAGTTATTCACCGTGCTTGTTAACAGTGTGCGCGAGCTTGCTAAAGTGGCCTCGCTGCTAATTAACTGCGTTATTTTTTACAACTCTCCCGCGCATTTCCATCCGTCATtgccctcttcctcctcctcctcctcctcctcctctttctccttccgAACCACCGTTCTTCTCTCAGGCGCttctcgcggcgcggcgcccaCCCGCAACGGGATTCGATATTTTCCGTTTATGTGCTGCGGCTTCCgcagcatttttatttattcaccatttttattttaaccacGATAATGAAGAGAAAATACATATACGGACATACTCAAAAAGTTATAGCGTTTGTTCGAGTGTACGGAAAATCGAATTCTTTTATCAATCATATCGGTTCCAAATCAAATTCGGATTTTTATGCTACTTGCAACGTTGATCGTAAGTAGAGTGTTATAATATTTCACACTTTTGTATTTATCGAAATGTTTGttaaaagagtgaaaaaaaaagatattaagatTAATTCGATTGAACGATCGCGAGCGAGTGAATCGATCGAATGTCGCATGTGTCGCAGGGATACGAGATACGTGAGAATTGATGTATATAACTTTGAAACCTTAATATTGCCGTGTCGATTTCGCGAAATCGGTCGTGGTGGTTTAAGGTGGAGAGAGATGGTATAGACGTATCTCTCTGCGCGCTGGAGCAGACGTGGCGGTCTGCGCGCTGGAGCAGacgtggcggcggcgacggcgccggcagcagcagcagcacccTTCTTTTCTCCGCCACGAAAAGgtacttgaaataaattgaaaatggcTGGTATCGCTCTGGCCCCCGGACAAGTGATACCTACATCATCTACACGCACACTAGCCGCCCCCTTTCACCGCCTTTTACCCTCTACCCTGACTTGGCGTTCTTTCATGAATTCGAAACGCGACGTTCGAGTCGGATCGGAATCTGGTCGAATCACTTCAATTAATTCAATCGAGGATAGGCGGAGCAGGAGCAAGGGAGAAATAAATAGCGCGTGTTACGTTTCTCGAAAAAGTTTATGCGAGAAGCTTGTTAACCCGGCGAATAGTCCTAACCTAATTTTTTTGCCTAAACGATCGTCTGTTCTGTAATTTATTcgagattattatttatataaatttatactattatataaaattatactttttttaagtttgaagaaattaaaaaaataagtacgAATTTTCAATTAGTAACAAAAATACCTATAGTAATAAAGACATCTCAGGTGACTATAGTTTACTTCCGGATTTACCAATTAAGATTGCATCTATCGTGAAGATCAACTATCGAAAAGATACAACGATGTCCAGGtctcaaagtatattttaaatttctacatcttttaattaacgaaatttaattaaaacaaattgtatattacattataaaattatatcttcaaTATCTCGTCTGACGTCTCATATTttctcatcttttttttctccctgcGAAAATTTTACCATTCATATATAAGTTTACACATTCGTTCTAAAACAAGAAAAATCGTAAGATTAAATTTTACCCCTTTCGTTAAGAAATGAAATAATGTGACGATTCACAGCGAATTGTTGGTTCCGCTGCGGAGAACCGCCCGGTTTACGCGGTTTTCCGCGTGCGTGACGCAGAAGCGCATAAACGAGGGCGCGGTACATCATGTatgcgcacacacgcacgcacatatgtaatctcatatatatatatatatatatatatatattatatatacatatatacacgtatatatacacGTAGCAGTAAGCCAAGGCACACACGAACGCGACAAGGTGTATTGAATCGACGAGTATCATGCAGCTGACAGCTAGAGCTAATTGAATCTTGACTCTATCTATCTGTCGACCCGAGGCTGAGACTCGCCACCGCTACCAacaccgccgcgccgccacGAATTGCATTTTCCGTTCGGCGGTATCACTCGCCCTCGCTCCCGAAGAATTCTATCTTTCCCATACCTCGcgtttccttccttccttccttccttccttccttccttccttccttccttccgtccttttcttcttctctcttgaCGCTCGCTCACTCGTTACTCGCTTTAAATTCACATTATTTTACACCGGGAAAACGTGTCAAATAAGAGAGCAAGCTATGTAGCTTATTAACGAGCTCTTCTTTGCAAATCTCggaattttgtttacaaaaattctttctttacaAATTACGTGGACACACAGgtgaaataaacttttaataatatacatttctacaaattttaatgaataaagtcATTGCTATCTACAGTATAAGTGTTGgaagaaaattctgttttgtAGTAGTTAATAGAATCTACTGAATCTGGGATATTCCATACTACAACACATCGTATGCGTGTATTACTAAGATCGAAAAGGGGAAAAAAGTCGGGTAAGCATTAGACGTGTGCGTGTTATTGAGTTTACCGTCTTGTTAATGGCATCATCTAAACATTGTCTGACGCGCACTTTGGAAGAAGAATCTCGACGCGCGGCGCGGCCAAATCTTTTACAAGGAATTACAAAGCGTGCGAACGAATGTACGGTTTCGGCCGAGATAAACGCACACTTTTGTGCAAACATTCGCGTTTGTGAGAATATGGTTTATGTATGTATCATACACTTGCAAAGAAACGAGAATGACGTCGGGGTGATGGGGACGAGCAAGAGGGTAAGAGTGACGACGAGAGGACGTGGAGAAAGAAACGAAAGAGAACGAGAAGCCGATAAAGAaagagtgcgcgcgcgcgcgtgtgtgtgtgtgtgagtgagtgagtgagtgagagagggggggggatcCAATATAACTGCACACACGTTTATAGGGTCGATGGGAATATATTGGAGCGGATATTGAAATACTTGTTGGTAGTTTGAGTTGAAGGCGAGAGATGCCTTTCTCGATGCCATCTTGATTGCGCAATCGAGGCACCGATGCGGCCCCCGCTACAGAATTTGACGATAAAGATCGCACTTGGATTATGGGAGGCCGTGGCACGGAGGCTGTTCCCTCCTCCTCTGTAAACGGTAATGGCGATCGTTCAATTACCTGTTTCACGAGCTCGTCTTGGAAGTCTTGAAACGCCGTTACACGGACGCTATTATAGCTTACTGGACTCGttaagagaaaaaggaaatgtgacacaattttaatattgtaaacaatttgAAGGAAACGTTTATTTATAAGGATGAAACGTATCTCTATTCAAATGTCTATTCTGAGACTTGATTAATTCTCGAAAAATTCTTGATATTGTCTCGGAAAGGCCAATATTCTCTATAAAAGTTGTtaatcagagagagagagagagagagagagagagagagagagagagaacacatGATCGTCAAGAGATTGACAATAGTCTAAGGTTAAGATATGATTATCGCGCGGATAAACATCCGTGAGTGCGCCAATTATTCGGTATATCGAGATCGAACGAGTGCACGACaagatatgaaataatttagtGAAGCGCGATGCGGTTCCAAGCCCACCTGGGCACACATTAAAAACCAAGGGCTAACGAAACCCTTCTCCTCTCTTTTCACTCGCTCTTTGTTATTCAACAATCACGGCATGCACACACGGCATATTATTAGTATAATATGCGTTgagccgagagagagagagagagagagagagagagagagagagagagagagagagagagagagagagagagacgattaCGCATTGCGGTGCATCATTGTCAAAGAGTTTTCTAACTGTGAGTTCAATTGGTCGGTCGATGCATCCTAAAATGGAGAAGCGATACCAACGCAATTGGTTCGTGCGAAAAGAATTCCCTTCCGTACGTATCTACGATTGATCTTTCCGCGCATTCGACCAATGGAACTTGACAAGCGCGAAACATATGCCGCTTGCCCAAAAGAATGAATTTAGATCGGAACAAATGATTGTTTCTGtcgtaatttgttttttacaatCATCCAATTTATTCATAGGTCCCGTTTCATGCATACTGAATCATATATGTTTGTTTAACATTAGTTTAACAACAATGAGAAATGATGTATCGCAcgcattatgcgtgaaacggagCGCATCCCACATATCGATTTCCTAAAAATGGGCATTCTCAATAAtacgaaattaattattgagaATTATTATCGAATTTCCAACGGaatactattatttttgttaagtttaatttttttaacaaaattctagttataatatataacagaCACTATACTCTTTTAGCAATATCCAACAGAGTCATCTAGTTgctctttttaatttaatttttttattcatagaaCTAAACTATAGATATTATATGATTGACATTTTTTACGTAACTCTGGTAACActtgattattataatttttatgcaatatttctaataaaatgttgtaatgtaaatgtatttgaaaaattcacatttgcttaagaatttttatatttttttagttaattttcttatacatttttttataaaatttattatactaccATTGacgtgattaattttttttcttgatttgaCATCAATAAACACTCGCGAAAGTTAACAAATCGTGCAACCGATACGAACGCTTGTTTCAATCATATTGCGAACGATCGACGCAACTGGCCCgcggagaagagagaaagagagtgaaagAGAATGCGATTGCTCTTTGGTGCGGTGGATATCGTATCATCCCGTGATTTTTCAAATAACGCAAGGATAATGACTAGCTCGGAATTGGTGGATAAAGCGCAGGTATAgccgcacacacacacacacacacacacacacacacaatatcaCTTGTATAAAAGATCGCGCGTACCTTTCTCTACGAACATGATGGGTGCGATCGCGAAACCCTTTCAACCGTCGTCGAATCATGCTATTTATCCTTCgatcgaagaaaacaatgatCCTGCGGATCACGCAAAGCCACACTTGGGGCAATCttagaaagaaaaatgttgtaCGCGCGCTTAATTCGATCCTCTTTCCTCCAAGTTCGTCCGAACCTCCACCTTGCCCGAAAGAACTCGTCTTTCCGCGTCTCGCGATGATTCGAATTTGTATACGGTGATCCGTCGAAGGGATCGTCGTGTTATTTCAATCTCTCCCCTGTCAAAAGAGAGTCAAGTGTGTCgcagttttaaaatttgaagaagaagaagaagaagaagaaaaagaagaagaggaagaagaaagtaaatgtaaaaaaataattctgcaTACAGTGCCTGATAATCTTTGAAATTTGTAACATAAAAGAATTAGAGTTAAAAGGATTAAAGGATTAAAAGGATCGATAGCTCGTTACCGATAGGTATTCCGTATCTACGGTATGTATAGATACGTGCAAACGAGTTGCAATTTTGTCGAATAACCGCAGAATTTGAATCATCAAAGATGACAATCAACGCCGGAAgtgtatatataaatggaaCGTAATGTAACGTTACAACCAGCCACCAGAGCCAGGTCGTGAGGTTGCGCGAGGTATCGCTTGGAATTGGCAGCGTATCAACGCATGGTTACCCATTGCGAGATTGCGTTCTTCTTCGAGTGTGTAAGACTGACATGATGCCGGGCCTCTTTTGTGCTTCTTTTATGTCCGTTTCTCCGTATCCTTTCTCTGTCAATCAGGCGGAGATCACAATGGCAGACGCGACACATTGTGTAATTCAGAATGAATGCGAGGTCTTCCGGATAATTATTACGCGACCACGCGGCGGCCAGTCCTTGCGGTATGTGTTCTCTACACACACGTACGTAAATTTTACCCACGCATACACACGATTTACGggatgaagagagagagagagagagagagagagagagtactcCCAGGTATCCTCGTACTCGACAATAGGGGGAGAGGGTCAGCaacgtcttcgtcgtcgtcgtatgTGCCACCGCATTCGGAAATGCGTGCCGATATCTCGTTACACCGTAATCGGGCTATAATCGATCGCCAAGTTTGTAGCGCAAGGCAAATTGATGGGCGTGGTGAGAACGACGACCGGGTGGAAACTCGAGAGCCTGAAAGACAACGGTAGTCGCAGCCACGGAACAACGACCGCCTCGAGGAAATCTGagatttttcttcctttctctccgAGTCCCTCTCtttaattctctctttctctcgggaCGAGTCCCGCGCGAGGCGCACTGTTTCTTTCGGAATTGAAACTGCCaaacgtctc harbors:
- the LOC105198767 gene encoding 39S ribosomal protein L33, mitochondrial — its product is MFLTNVLLKKAKSKHILVLAESVVSGHRLVRIRDRLADKLEFISFDPYVRQNTLYKEKKKLHSL